Proteins from a genomic interval of Clostridium scatologenes:
- a CDS encoding alpha/beta hydrolase, which yields MRKKLIGIVIGVGVFVILCIVIILYQNTFHMTVNSVQIQTSKGILKGNLVLPENSKDKVGLVVFIHGDGPADASYNDQYKPLWEKLAKQGYASLSWSKPGIGGSDGNWLLQSMDDRAQEANEVIEWAKKLPEINDRKIGLWGASQAGWVIPKIVKLNKNIAFNILVAPAINWIDQGKYNTLKELEREGATKDTIKIKEKEFDKELELLNRDASYKEYVDMVETKKSVSEDRWTFIKKNYKADATEDLRNFYSPVKLFLGGKDINVDSENTKEVYEKEVSSKLLNVTVIPTTDHFMLKASLVNSKVKTFFVGLFAPRQLADKKYYKEIQEFLK from the coding sequence ATGAGAAAAAAATTAATTGGAATAGTTATTGGTGTTGGTGTCTTCGTTATATTATGTATTGTCATTATATTGTATCAGAATACTTTTCATATGACAGTCAATTCTGTACAGATACAAACTTCTAAGGGAATTTTAAAAGGAAACTTGGTGCTACCAGAGAATTCAAAAGATAAGGTTGGTTTAGTTGTTTTTATTCATGGTGATGGTCCAGCTGATGCTTCATACAATGATCAGTATAAACCATTGTGGGAAAAGTTAGCTAAACAGGGGTATGCATCATTATCGTGGAGTAAGCCAGGCATAGGTGGTTCAGATGGTAATTGGTTATTACAATCAATGGATGATAGAGCTCAGGAAGCCAATGAAGTTATTGAATGGGCAAAAAAACTGCCTGAAATTAATGATAGGAAAATTGGTTTGTGGGGAGCAAGTCAAGCAGGATGGGTCATTCCTAAAATAGTTAAACTTAATAAAAATATTGCTTTTAATATATTAGTGGCACCTGCAATAAATTGGATAGATCAAGGTAAGTATAATACTTTAAAAGAACTTGAAAGAGAAGGAGCAACTAAAGATACAATAAAAATTAAAGAAAAGGAATTTGATAAAGAGTTAGAACTTCTTAACAGGGATGCCAGTTATAAAGAATATGTAGATATGGTAGAAACAAAAAAATCAGTATCAGAAGATAGATGGACTTTTATTAAGAAGAATTATAAAGCAGATGCAACAGAAGACCTTAGAAATTTTTATAGTCCTGTAAAGCTATTTTTGGGTGGAAAGGATATAAATGTAGATAGTGAAAATACAAAGGAAGTTTATGAAAAGGAAGTTTCTTCAAAACTTTTAAATGTAACTGTAATACCAACAACTGATCATTTTATGCTTAAGGCTTCTTTGGTAAATTCTAAGGTAAAAACCTTTTTTGTTGGACTTTTTGCTCCAAGGCAGCTTGCAGATAAAAAATACTATAAAGAAATCCAAGAATTTTTAAAGTAA
- a CDS encoding MarR family winged helix-turn-helix transcriptional regulator, with amino-acid sequence MNLLSFARCVGIFNRQTQAYITAAVSSMNISFSEYILLMNLYNNEGINQEDVSSMMFIDKAAIARSIKSLEEKGFILREVTIEDRRSKKLFLTDMAKKNEEYFYSILKRWEEYTTEGMDIEMKDEIFKGLHTMAEKSISANLSEVSKYERRE; translated from the coding sequence GTGAATTTATTATCCTTTGCAAGGTGTGTTGGTATATTTAATAGGCAAACACAGGCATATATTACAGCAGCGGTTAGCAGCATGAATATCAGTTTTTCGGAGTACATTCTTTTAATGAATCTGTATAATAATGAGGGAATTAATCAAGAGGATGTATCTTCTATGATGTTTATTGATAAAGCAGCAATAGCAAGATCAATCAAATCTCTGGAAGAAAAAGGTTTTATTTTACGAGAAGTGACAATAGAAGATAGAAGATCAAAAAAACTTTTTTTAACAGATATGGCAAAGAAAAATGAAGAGTATTTTTATTCAATATTGAAAAGATGGGAGGAGTATACTACAGAAGGAATGGACATAGAAATGAAAGATGAAATTTTTAAGGGACTTCATACTATGGCAGAAAAATCTATAAGTGCAAATTTGTCTGAAGTATCCAAATATGAAAGAAGGGAATAA
- a CDS encoding amidohydrolase family protein, with protein sequence MDIIKKKNIKKIDLHVHYIPEAYREALLNCGEKNPDGFPTPAWTPKEHLETMDRLGINTSMLSLSSPHINFGDKNSTKVLARKVNEYGAELVTKYPGRFGLFASLPLPDIENSIEEIQYAIDILHVDGFALPTNTWGVYLGNKCLDPIFEELNRYKSVVVIHPNKPSSIPSNVVEGLPVPMMEFFFDTTRTVTNMILKGIMKRFADIKFIIPHAGAFMTILADRIAPALQIMPSVFGEEIENNSIDVYSALKGLYYDLAGACLPSQLPDLMQIVDTDHFLYGSDYPYTSLPACTILKDALDKTEILTEAQHQCIDFGNALRLFPRLL encoded by the coding sequence GTGGATATTATTAAAAAAAAGAATATAAAAAAGATTGATCTTCATGTGCATTATATACCTGAAGCATATAGAGAAGCACTGTTGAATTGCGGTGAAAAAAATCCGGATGGATTTCCAACTCCTGCATGGACTCCCAAAGAACATTTGGAGACTATGGATCGTCTTGGCATTAATACATCTATGCTTTCTTTGTCATCTCCTCACATTAACTTTGGAGATAAAAATTCTACGAAAGTCTTGGCCAGGAAAGTTAATGAATATGGGGCAGAACTTGTAACAAAATACCCAGGACGTTTTGGATTATTTGCTAGTTTGCCACTGCCTGATATTGAAAATAGTATAGAGGAAATTCAATATGCTATAGATATTTTACATGTTGATGGATTTGCATTACCAACTAACACATGGGGTGTATATCTTGGAAATAAATGTTTAGATCCAATATTTGAAGAACTAAACAGATACAAATCCGTTGTTGTAATTCATCCCAATAAGCCAAGTAGCATCCCAAGCAATGTTGTTGAAGGATTGCCTGTTCCAATGATGGAATTTTTCTTCGATACAACTCGTACTGTCACTAATATGATACTGAAAGGTATAATGAAGCGTTTTGCTGATATTAAATTTATCATACCACATGCCGGAGCATTTATGACTATACTTGCTGATAGAATTGCGCCTGCTCTTCAAATAATGCCTTCAGTATTTGGTGAAGAAATTGAAAATAACAGTATAGATGTCTACTCAGCACTGAAAGGATTGTACTATGACCTAGCTGGCGCTTGCCTACCTAGCCAGTTGCCTGATCTAATGCAAATAGTTGATACTGATCATTTTCTATATGGTAGTGATTATCCATACACGTCCCTACCTGCATGTACTATATTAAAAGATGCCTTGGATAAAACAGAAATACTTACTGAAGCTCAGCATCAATGTATCGATTTTGGAAATGCCTTGAGATTATTTCCAAGGTTATTATAA
- a CDS encoding alpha/beta hydrolase, whose product MPLNPIFNDLLKTDFHSMYSMSIDEFRDYYLKSWDDFKGDVIEVGSVINHTVQTSKRDTPIRIYNTETEEDHPAFIWIHGGGFIFGSIEVYDSICRKITNNVKCTVISIDYGLSQEHKFPEPVEECYQVVRWVYENAKELNILPNKIAVGGDSVGGTIAAVITQLSRDRNEFPIVYQIEINTMFDLLGKTKPLSRKENAKGYRLETEEIEKYYVPNYLNDLSEAENPMASPIFTKTFKNLSSACIITSEYDPLRDEGEHYAKCLSEAGVDVCLKRYDGIIHGFFNMQRTLPEARDALNLVCTKLKEAFDL is encoded by the coding sequence ATGCCACTAAATCCAATATTCAATGATTTATTAAAAACAGACTTTCACAGTATGTATTCTATGAGCATTGATGAATTTAGAGATTATTATCTGAAAAGTTGGGATGATTTTAAAGGAGATGTAATTGAGGTTGGGTCTGTAATTAATCATACTGTTCAGACTTCCAAAAGAGACACTCCAATTCGCATTTATAATACTGAAACTGAAGAGGACCATCCTGCATTTATCTGGATACATGGTGGTGGATTTATTTTTGGAAGTATTGAAGTTTACGATTCGATTTGTCGAAAAATAACAAATAATGTGAAATGCACAGTGATTTCAATTGATTATGGTCTTTCTCAAGAACACAAATTTCCAGAACCTGTGGAAGAGTGCTACCAGGTTGTCAGATGGGTATATGAAAATGCAAAAGAATTGAATATATTACCTAATAAAATTGCGGTAGGTGGTGACAGCGTAGGAGGAACTATTGCTGCAGTAATTACCCAGTTATCAAGAGATAGGAATGAATTTCCGATTGTCTATCAAATAGAGATTAATACAATGTTTGATCTACTTGGGAAGACGAAGCCTTTGTCCAGGAAAGAAAATGCAAAGGGATATAGATTGGAAACAGAGGAAATTGAAAAATACTATGTTCCCAATTATTTAAATGACTTAAGCGAAGCTGAGAATCCTATGGCTTCACCGATATTTACAAAAACATTCAAAAATCTTTCTAGTGCATGTATTATTACTTCGGAATATGACCCTTTACGAGATGAGGGTGAGCATTATGCAAAGTGTTTATCCGAGGCTGGTGTTGATGTGTGCCTTAAAAGATATGATGGAATCATTCACGGCTTTTTTAATATGCAAAGGACTCTACCAGAAGCACGTGATGCGCTTAACTTGGTATGTACCAAATTAAAGGAAGCCTTTGATTTGTAA
- a CDS encoding GNAT family N-acetyltransferase, whose amino-acid sequence MTQISIEKYKDIYFKDVVSLLVSSFESKFFHRQNLTSNNIEDILDHIWNIKQEDLGYLHFVAKNDKKIVGVILIRVGNSLKSDNKIPLFSLCCRYGFFNILFFLFKLYFLTISMSKDCYIEHIAVDKSMRGKGVGKLLISYAEEALRNMKFRSLFLVVAESNPAKHLYYREGFKDVEHINSPFKGYFIGISKWIFMKKDIISNKYRKIL is encoded by the coding sequence ATGACACAGATTAGTATTGAAAAATATAAAGATATATATTTTAAGGATGTGGTATCACTATTAGTAAGTTCATTTGAAAGTAAATTTTTCCATAGGCAAAATCTAACGTCAAACAACATTGAGGATATTCTAGATCATATATGGAATATAAAACAAGAAGACCTAGGTTATTTACATTTTGTTGCTAAAAATGATAAAAAGATAGTTGGAGTAATATTGATACGAGTAGGAAATTCGCTGAAGAGTGATAACAAAATTCCTTTATTTTCTCTTTGTTGTCGTTATGGATTTTTCAATATTTTATTCTTTCTGTTTAAGCTTTATTTTTTAACAATATCTATGTCAAAAGATTGTTATATTGAGCATATTGCTGTCGATAAGTCTATGAGAGGAAAGGGGGTCGGAAAGCTTCTTATATCTTATGCAGAAGAAGCCTTAAGGAATATGAAATTTCGTTCTTTATTTCTAGTAGTTGCAGAAAGTAATCCAGCTAAACATCTATATTATAGAGAAGGATTTAAAGATGTTGAGCACATTAATAGTCCTTTTAAAGGATATTTTATAGGAATAAGTAAATGGATATTTATGAAAAAAGATATAATAAGCAATAAATACAGAAAAATATTATAG
- a CDS encoding MFS transporter, translated as MANEKSKFKETITVSMSNFLDAGAIVAGASGLTLWMNYLHLNDMALGLLGAVSANGFGAALGALIGGPLSDKYGRKFIYRYDLIVYMIGVLFITLSMNFPMLLIGYIITGIAVGAVVPASWSYLGEQAPSGKRCANIGWGQFSWGFAPMTIFILSIFLNKHGLLGNRIMFGILFVVALITWILQQQIEESKIWTEQKEKEKSTGFVKAPTSEIFTIKANRQAFILAAGTYTLWNLVAGLQGYFLPFIFSKIGNLNNLQSNALNILIWFLTILFTYLVFIRKGDEWNRKVVFSVACVMEVLAWAVLVFAPMGWASLIIFDILWGISAGFSAQCFFALWSVELFKTQYRGKAQGIIFFLVRAGVGIVSLVFPTMLTAFGFQKTGLFLISVLAIQLVIGLVYTPETRGMSVEEIERQRYVSSY; from the coding sequence GTGGCTAATGAAAAATCTAAATTTAAGGAAACAATAACTGTTTCTATGTCAAATTTTTTAGATGCAGGTGCAATTGTAGCAGGTGCAAGTGGATTAACATTATGGATGAATTACTTACATTTAAATGATATGGCACTTGGGCTTTTAGGAGCAGTTAGTGCAAATGGATTTGGCGCAGCACTTGGAGCATTGATAGGTGGGCCTTTATCAGATAAATATGGACGGAAATTTATATATAGATATGATTTAATTGTATATATGATTGGAGTTTTATTTATAACTTTATCGATGAATTTTCCTATGCTTTTGATTGGATATATTATTACAGGTATAGCAGTAGGCGCAGTAGTTCCTGCATCATGGAGTTATTTAGGAGAACAGGCTCCATCAGGAAAACGGTGTGCAAACATTGGATGGGGTCAATTTTCATGGGGATTTGCGCCTATGACTATATTTATCTTATCTATCTTTTTAAACAAACATGGACTTTTAGGAAACAGAATTATGTTTGGAATATTATTTGTAGTTGCACTTATTACATGGATTTTACAACAGCAGATTGAGGAATCAAAAATTTGGACAGAACAAAAAGAAAAGGAGAAGTCCACAGGTTTCGTAAAAGCTCCTACTAGTGAAATATTTACAATAAAGGCAAATAGGCAAGCATTTATTCTTGCTGCAGGTACTTATACTTTATGGAATTTGGTTGCGGGACTACAGGGATACTTCCTACCATTCATTTTCAGCAAAATAGGCAACTTAAATAATTTGCAATCAAATGCATTAAATATACTTATATGGTTTTTAACAATTTTATTTACTTATTTGGTATTCATAAGAAAAGGCGATGAATGGAATCGTAAAGTGGTGTTTTCAGTTGCATGTGTTATGGAAGTTTTAGCGTGGGCTGTTCTTGTATTTGCACCTATGGGTTGGGCTTCACTAATAATTTTTGATATTTTATGGGGAATTTCAGCAGGATTTAGTGCACAATGTTTCTTTGCATTATGGAGTGTTGAGTTGTTTAAGACTCAATATAGAGGAAAAGCGCAAGGAATTATATTTTTCTTAGTACGTGCTGGAGTTGGTATAGTTTCATTAGTTTTTCCAACTATGTTGACTGCATTTGGATTTCAAAAAACTGGATTGTTTTTGATTTCTGTTTTAGCTATCCAATTAGTAATTGGACTAGTTTATACTCCTGAAACTAGAGGAATGAGCGTTGAAGAAATAGAAAGACAAAGATATGTAAGCAGTTATTAA
- a CDS encoding YjhG/YagF family D-xylonate dehydratase: MSLKSIYDEEKLSLYKIQTHAEGPKGSLPLTPKLLKDSPSGNIFGMTLNAGMGWEPSKLLGGDVLILSTQGGIRNNDGTPIAVGLHTGHFELGLQMSAAAEEIKKLGGVPYAAYVTDPCDGRSQGTTGMFDSLPYRNDAAVVFRRLIRSLPTRRAVMGVASCDKGLPAMMIALASMHNLPTIIVPGGATLQPIKGEDAGTVQTIGVRFANNELSLEDACRLGCNACASAGGGCQFLGTAGTSQVIAEALGIALPHSALAPSGQPIWKEIAKQSAKAVLDMADNGTTTKDIITDKAIENAMVIHAAFGGSTNLLLHLPAIAYAAKCKVPTVEDWARINKKVPRLVSVLPIGPANYPTVSAFLAGGVPEVMLHLRKLGLLHEDVLTVTGETLGNNLDWWEKSQARTECRKRLLEIDGINPDEIIMNPTQAKNRGLTSTVTFPIGNIAPEGSVVKSTAIDPSVIDDDGIFRHTGKAKVFTSEKAAIKALKDGGKIKAGDIMIVMGGGPMGTGMEETYQLTSALKKLPFGKHVSLITDARFSGVSTGACFGHIGPEALAGGPIGKLKDGDIIEIIVDTNKLDGSINFIGTENNVISYEEAAKILESRESHPDLKPDPDLPDDTKLWAALQSVSGGTWGGSVYDVDKIIEVLEAGKKSLGTK; the protein is encoded by the coding sequence ATGTCATTAAAATCAATTTATGATGAAGAAAAATTATCTTTATATAAAATTCAAACTCATGCGGAAGGACCAAAAGGGTCTCTTCCTCTTACTCCAAAATTGTTAAAGGATTCACCTAGTGGCAATATATTCGGAATGACTTTAAATGCTGGTATGGGATGGGAACCATCTAAACTTTTAGGTGGAGATGTGTTAATACTTAGTACTCAAGGAGGAATTCGCAACAATGATGGTACTCCAATTGCTGTTGGATTACATACAGGGCACTTTGAATTAGGATTACAAATGAGTGCAGCAGCTGAAGAAATCAAAAAACTTGGTGGAGTTCCTTATGCTGCATATGTAACAGATCCATGTGATGGTCGTAGTCAAGGCACAACAGGAATGTTTGACTCTCTACCTTATCGTAATGATGCGGCAGTAGTATTTCGCCGTTTAATTCGTTCATTACCAACGCGTCGTGCAGTAATGGGAGTGGCTTCATGTGACAAAGGTCTACCTGCTATGATGATAGCTCTAGCATCTATGCATAATTTACCAACTATTATTGTTCCTGGTGGTGCAACACTTCAACCTATAAAAGGAGAAGATGCTGGAACTGTTCAAACTATTGGAGTTAGATTTGCTAACAATGAACTTTCTTTAGAAGACGCTTGTCGTCTTGGATGTAATGCTTGTGCTTCTGCTGGTGGCGGATGTCAATTCCTAGGTACAGCTGGTACTTCTCAAGTTATTGCTGAAGCACTTGGAATAGCATTACCTCACTCTGCCTTAGCACCTTCTGGTCAACCAATATGGAAAGAAATTGCTAAACAGTCAGCTAAAGCAGTTCTAGATATGGCTGATAACGGAACAACTACAAAAGATATTATTACAGATAAAGCAATTGAAAATGCTATGGTAATTCATGCTGCTTTTGGAGGATCAACAAACTTACTTCTTCATCTACCAGCAATTGCATATGCTGCTAAATGTAAAGTTCCTACTGTTGAAGACTGGGCAAGAATTAATAAAAAGGTACCCCGTTTAGTAAGTGTTCTTCCTATTGGACCAGCTAATTATCCAACAGTTAGCGCATTCTTAGCCGGAGGAGTTCCTGAGGTTATGCTTCATTTAAGAAAACTTGGACTATTACACGAAGACGTTCTTACTGTTACAGGAGAAACGCTAGGAAATAACCTTGATTGGTGGGAAAAATCCCAAGCACGTACTGAGTGTAGAAAACGTCTACTTGAAATTGATGGAATTAATCCTGATGAAATTATCATGAATCCAACTCAAGCCAAAAATAGAGGACTAACATCAACAGTAACCTTCCCTATTGGAAATATTGCACCTGAAGGTTCAGTAGTAAAATCAACAGCCATTGATCCATCAGTTATAGATGATGATGGAATATTTAGACATACTGGGAAAGCTAAAGTTTTTACATCTGAAAAGGCAGCTATTAAAGCTCTTAAAGATGGCGGTAAAATTAAAGCTGGTGACATAATGATTGTAATGGGTGGAGGCCCAATGGGAACAGGAATGGAGGAAACCTACCAATTAACTTCTGCTTTGAAAAAACTACCTTTTGGTAAACATGTTTCTTTAATTACAGATGCACGTTTTTCTGGCGTTTCCACAGGTGCTTGCTTTGGACATATAGGACCTGAAGCATTAGCAGGAGGTCCTATCGGAAAATTAAAGGATGGAGATATTATTGAAATAATAGTTGATACTAATAAACTTGATGGATCAATTAATTTCATTGGAACTGAAAATAATGTAATTTCCTATGAAGAAGCAGCTAAAATCTTGGAATCACGTGAATCTCACCCAGATCTTAAACCTGATCCAGATCTTCCAGATGATACAAAATTATGGGCAGCACTTCAATCTGTAAGCGGTGGAACTTGGGGTGGAAGCGTATATGATGTAGATAAAATTATTGAAGTTCTTGAAGCTGGTAAGAAATCATTAGGTACTAAATAA
- a CDS encoding AraC family transcriptional regulator, producing the protein MNVRDLDKSLRELSPSEIKLKKLLKSKKDKVKIEECFSNEILKDYWVINNSKLMKNSEDISIHKHDRFIEFKKHSHDYLEMMFVYSGSIKQTIENTDVEIKKGEILLMDMNVEHSIKEAQENDIAINVLIKKEFFNWIFMNQIADNDLISNFIVKALYNKNKFRQFLYFKTSKNRRVWDFMINILIEYYENKNGMETAIRSYIVLIFNELLRCYNEYLPSSVINKVESNICVEIVKYIDKNYNDLNLKDLANYFSYSTDYMGKLIKKVTGSTLTELQKKIKLDKVKYFLKNSNFPIEEIIREVGYSNLSYFYKQFKEDVGMTPDKYRKNLL; encoded by the coding sequence TTGAATGTTAGGGATCTTGATAAAAGTCTTAGAGAATTGAGTCCCAGCGAAATAAAACTTAAAAAATTATTAAAAAGTAAGAAGGATAAGGTAAAAATTGAAGAGTGTTTTTCAAATGAAATATTAAAAGATTATTGGGTTATTAATAACTCTAAACTTATGAAAAATTCAGAAGATATATCGATACATAAACATGATAGGTTTATTGAATTTAAGAAACACAGTCATGATTATCTTGAAATGATGTTTGTTTATTCAGGAAGTATAAAGCAAACTATCGAAAATACGGATGTAGAAATAAAAAAAGGCGAAATACTTCTTATGGATATGAATGTAGAACATAGTATAAAAGAAGCACAAGAAAATGATATAGCAATAAATGTTTTGATAAAAAAAGAATTCTTTAATTGGATATTTATGAATCAAATAGCAGATAACGATTTAATATCAAATTTTATTGTAAAAGCATTGTATAATAAAAACAAGTTTAGACAATTCCTGTATTTTAAAACTTCTAAAAATAGAAGAGTATGGGATTTCATGATAAATATATTGATTGAGTATTATGAAAATAAAAATGGCATGGAGACAGCTATAAGATCTTATATAGTACTAATTTTTAATGAACTCTTAAGATGTTATAATGAATATTTACCATCAAGTGTTATTAATAAAGTGGAGTCTAATATATGTGTAGAAATAGTTAAGTATATAGACAAAAATTATAATGATTTAAATCTTAAAGATTTAGCTAATTATTTTAGTTATAGTACGGATTACATGGGAAAATTAATTAAAAAAGTTACTGGCAGTACTTTAACAGAATTACAGAAAAAAATAAAATTGGATAAAGTAAAATATTTCTTAAAAAATTCTAATTTTCCAATAGAAGAAATAATTAGGGAAGTGGGATATTCCAACTTAAGCTATTTTTATAAACAATTTAAAGAAGATGTTGGTATGACCCCTGATAAATATAGAAAAAATTTATTATAA
- the rhaM gene encoding L-rhamnose mutarotase codes for MVRKGIVMKVYKGFHEEYQRRHSQIWPEMVNMIHEYGAKNYSIFLDKKTNTLFGYIEIEDEEKWNKSSETEICQKWWAYMKDIMKTNADNSPVSVDLKEVFHMD; via the coding sequence TTGGTTAGAAAAGGAATTGTAATGAAGGTATATAAAGGTTTTCATGAAGAATATCAGAGAAGACACAGTCAAATTTGGCCTGAAATGGTTAACATGATACATGAATATGGTGCAAAGAACTATTCCATTTTTCTTGATAAAAAAACTAACACTTTATTTGGTTATATTGAAATAGAAGACGAGGAAAAATGGAATAAAAGTTCAGAAACAGAAATATGCCAAAAATGGTGGGCTTATATGAAGGACATAATGAAAACGAATGCAGATAACAGTCCTGTATCGGTTGATTTAAAAGAAGTATTTCATATGGATTAA
- a CDS encoding gluconate:H+ symporter produces MPLLMVALGVLFLIILISRFKLNTFISLLVVSFTVAFGLGIPLGKIVSTIESGIGGTLGHIAFIFGLGAMLGKLVADSGGAHRIAMTLINKFGEKRIQLAVVIASFVVGIAMFFEVGLVLLIPIIFSIARELKVSPVYLGIPMLASLLVTHAFLPPHPGPTVIAAAYKADIGTVLLYGIIVAIPCVIISGPLFTMVAKKIIPSAFEKAGNIESLGEQKIFRVEETPSFGVSLLTAMFPVILMMISTIISMIQKTAGIKGNSFFTIVSFIGDPDTAMLISLILAIYTMGVRRKIPIKQVAASCSSAASSIGMMLLIIGGGGAFKQVLIDGGVGKYIATLFNGTSISPILLAWMVAAILRISLGSATVAALSTSGLVIPMLANCGHVNLALVTLATGCGSAIASHVNDAGFWMVKEYFGFSMKETFSTWTLLSTILSITGLIFILILSLFV; encoded by the coding sequence ATGCCTTTATTAATGGTAGCGTTAGGTGTATTATTCTTAATTATATTAATTTCTCGTTTTAAATTAAATACATTTATTTCATTACTAGTTGTTTCATTTACTGTAGCTTTTGGATTAGGAATACCTCTTGGAAAAATTGTTTCAACTATTGAATCTGGTATAGGAGGAACACTTGGTCATATTGCTTTTATATTTGGCCTTGGTGCTATGCTAGGTAAATTAGTTGCTGATTCAGGTGGAGCACACCGTATTGCCATGACTTTAATTAATAAGTTTGGTGAAAAACGGATTCAATTGGCTGTTGTAATTGCTTCATTTGTTGTTGGTATAGCAATGTTCTTTGAAGTAGGATTAGTTTTATTAATTCCAATTATATTCTCTATTGCAAGGGAATTAAAAGTTTCTCCAGTCTACTTAGGTATTCCTATGCTTGCTTCTTTATTAGTAACACATGCTTTCCTACCTCCACATCCAGGACCAACAGTAATAGCTGCAGCATATAAAGCAGATATTGGAACTGTTTTATTATATGGTATTATTGTAGCAATACCATGTGTTATTATATCAGGTCCTCTATTTACTATGGTTGCCAAGAAAATTATACCAAGTGCCTTTGAAAAAGCTGGCAATATTGAATCTTTGGGTGAACAAAAAATATTTAGAGTAGAAGAAACACCTAGTTTTGGAGTCAGCTTGTTAACAGCAATGTTTCCCGTCATTTTGATGATGATTTCCACAATAATTTCAATGATACAAAAAACAGCAGGAATTAAAGGTAATTCATTCTTTACTATTGTTAGCTTTATTGGTGATCCAGATACTGCAATGCTCATATCTTTAATTCTAGCAATATATACAATGGGAGTAAGAAGGAAAATTCCAATTAAACAAGTTGCAGCTTCTTGCTCATCTGCAGCTTCATCAATTGGAATGATGCTTTTAATCATTGGTGGTGGTGGTGCTTTTAAACAAGTACTTATAGATGGAGGTGTTGGTAAGTATATTGCTACATTATTCAATGGAACCTCTATATCACCTATACTACTTGCATGGATGGTCGCAGCAATTTTACGTATTTCTTTAGGATCTGCAACTGTAGCTGCTTTATCAACATCAGGTTTAGTTATTCCAATGCTTGCTAACTGTGGCCATGTTAATTTGGCTTTAGTAACACTTGCAACAGGATGCGGAAGTGCCATAGCCTCTCATGTAAACGATGCAGGTTTCTGGATGGTTAAAGAATATTTTGGTTTCAGCATGAAAGAAACATTCTCAACCTGGACTTTATTATCAACCATTTTATCAATAACAGGATTAATATTTATTTTAATATTAAGTTTGTTTGTATAA